Proteins encoded by one window of Sphingomonas ginkgonis:
- a CDS encoding FAD-binding oxidoreductase has translation MTAAQQQLIERLRGELGPGGVIDDPADIAPWLTDWRGRYHGASPVLLAPGSTAEVQAVVRGAAALGVPLVPQGGNSGMVGGATPPADGSALLVSLRRLNRVRAIDRSARLMVAEAGCILQNVHEAALEQGLRFPLTLGGKGSATIGGLVSTNAGGTQVLKFGTMRSLVLGIEAVLPDGTLHDGLTPLKKDNRGPSFDQLLCGAEGTLGIVTAATLRLYPAVAERAVAWIGVADPFRALELLRMMQVRTDRVEGFEIVPADTLGHVLEHIPGTRAPLAAAHRWNVLVEATVDGPGDSPAALLEALLGEGLERGLVEDAVLAGSEAQAEAFWKLRDSISEAERATGPAAQHDISVPVDDMPRFLVEGAAEVERAFPGVEASGFGHLGDGNIHFHVRAAARQGPDWYEREAPAVSRLVHDLVTAAGGSISAEHGIGQMKRDELARLSPGRVAALRALKAGLDPQGLFNPGKLVR, from the coding sequence GACTGGCGCGGCCGCTATCATGGCGCGTCTCCGGTCCTGCTGGCGCCTGGCAGCACCGCGGAGGTGCAGGCCGTGGTGCGAGGTGCAGCCGCGCTCGGCGTGCCGCTGGTTCCGCAGGGCGGCAACAGCGGGATGGTGGGGGGCGCTACTCCGCCCGCCGACGGCAGCGCGCTACTGGTGTCGCTGCGACGGCTGAACCGGGTGCGCGCGATCGACCGCTCGGCCCGGCTGATGGTCGCGGAGGCCGGCTGTATCCTCCAGAACGTCCATGAGGCGGCGCTCGAACAGGGGCTGCGCTTTCCGCTGACGCTCGGCGGCAAGGGCAGCGCGACGATCGGGGGGCTGGTCTCGACCAACGCGGGCGGCACGCAGGTGCTGAAGTTCGGGACGATGCGCAGCCTCGTGCTGGGGATCGAGGCGGTGCTGCCCGACGGAACCCTGCACGACGGACTGACCCCGCTCAAGAAGGACAATCGCGGGCCGAGCTTCGACCAGCTGCTGTGCGGCGCGGAAGGGACGCTGGGGATCGTCACCGCGGCGACGCTCCGGCTCTATCCGGCGGTGGCGGAACGGGCGGTCGCATGGATCGGGGTCGCCGATCCCTTCCGGGCGCTGGAGCTGCTGCGCATGATGCAGGTGCGAACCGACCGGGTGGAAGGGTTCGAGATCGTCCCCGCCGACACGCTCGGGCACGTGCTGGAGCATATTCCCGGGACCCGCGCGCCGCTCGCCGCGGCGCACCGCTGGAACGTGCTGGTCGAGGCGACGGTCGACGGTCCGGGCGACAGTCCGGCGGCGCTGCTCGAGGCGCTGCTCGGCGAGGGGCTCGAGCGCGGGCTGGTCGAGGATGCGGTGCTCGCGGGGAGCGAGGCGCAGGCGGAGGCCTTCTGGAAGCTGCGCGATAGCATCTCGGAGGCCGAGCGGGCGACCGGGCCGGCCGCGCAGCACGACATCAGCGTGCCCGTCGACGACATGCCGCGCTTCCTGGTCGAGGGCGCGGCCGAGGTTGAGCGCGCCTTCCCCGGCGTCGAGGCTTCCGGGTTCGGGCACCTGGGTGACGGCAACATCCATTTCCACGTGCGCGCCGCCGCCCGGCAGGGGCCCGACTGGTACGAGCGCGAGGCGCCGGCGGTGAGCCGGCTCGTCCACGATCTGGTGACCGCGGCCGGCGGCTCCATTTCGGCCGAGCACGGGATCGGGCAGATGAAGCGTGACGAGCTGGCGCGCCTTTCGCCCGGGCGCGTCGCCGCGCTGCGGGCGCTCAAGGCCGGGCTCGACCCGCAGGGCCTGTTCAACCCGGGGAAGCTGGTCCGCTAG